In Desulfurellaceae bacterium, the genomic window CCCCATGGGCCAGGGCAATGACGACGTCTGCGCCGGAACGAATGCCGCCGTCCAGCAGGATCGTCATCTCCGAGCCGCGCAGAGTCGGCGCAATGTCTTTGAGCATGGACAGGGTCGGATAGACTCGGTCCATCTGGCGTCCGCCGTGGTTGGAGACGACAATGGCGTCCACGCCGTGTTCGACCGCCAGCCGGGCGTCTTCGGCGCACTGGACTCCCTTGACAATAATAGGCTTGTCCTCGCCCCAGATTTGCCGAATCCAGGGGAGATGCTCCCAGGTGACGACGGAAGCGCGCAGTTGCGTTCCAATATCGGCGTAGGGCATGGGCTGTCCATCGTTCAGGATGACGTTCCGGAACTGCATCATTCCGCCGTCCGCATAAAAACTCATCAGCCAGGAGAGATGGCGTCCGAATTGCAGCTTCTGGAGAGGGGTGCCGTTGATGGCTTGCGGGGCGCCCAGCCATTCGTGGTGGGCGCGGTTGCCGGGCACGGCGGTATCAATGGTCAGAACCAGGGCGGAGTAGCCCGCGTTTTTTGCCCGCTCAATGCCTCTGGCCGCCACCTGTCTGCCGCCGACCAGATACAGCTGATACCAACACGGTCCCTGAGAGGTGGCTCTGACCTCTTCCAGATCGGTTCCTGTCAGGGTTGACAGCGTGCATATCGTTCCCGCTTCACCGACCGCCTTGGCCGCCACGGCCTCGCCACGTGGCCAGAGCATTCTTGGGCTGCCTACTGGCCCGGCGATAACGGGCAGGGCAATGGTATGCCCGAGGATTTCAGTCCGCATCTCCACCGCGTCGAGCTGCACCCCGGACCTCGGCTTAAAACGTTCGCGTTGAAAGGCTTCGACGTTATCCCTGAGCGTGACTTCATTATCGGCGCCGCCGCGGTAGTATTCGTTCACAATTGGCGGGACACGCCTCTCCATGACCTGACGCAGGTGATCCACGGTGACGCACTTGGCGACCGCTGTGGCCCAGCGCTCAGTACTCCTGGCATGAGCACGCTGGAGGTAGGGCCGAAGCCAGTCCAGCCCACCACCTCGCCTGTTCGGTCGAGCCTCTTCAGCAGGGGCAAGCTTGTCATGCGCCCCAGTTGGGGGCAAAAGCCTGGGGTCCTGATCGAGGGGAGGTGGCTGGGCCATGTCGGCGCTACTCCATGGGTGTACTGTGTGGGACCGAAAGATTGTACACCAAATGAGCGAACAATGCTCCTCTTGGGGTCTGGGTCGTACCGCCGACGGTTGGCAATACCTCTAAAGTGCATTTGCAATTATATTGCAAAAATAGAATGTCGATGCTAGTCTGCGTTGTGGCTCACCCATGAGTGCTGTGTGACGAGCGAGAGCGTTGGCAGCGTATCAACAAGCCCCGGGCCAAGGGTATGACAAGACGCGAGAAAAGCCGTCAAGGAAAAACGGAGACTGTCCTGAGCAAGTCCCGGCGGGTTCCGGTGCATGTTGTCTGGGGCTTCCTGGGTAGCGGCAAGACGACGTTTTTGCAGGGCCTGCTCGCCTACATGGCGGGGCAGAATCTGAGGCCGGCTGTATTGATCAACGACTACGGGGCGATCAACATTGACGCTGAGCTGTTGCGCGGGCAGGGCTATACGGTCCGGGCTTTTAGCGACGGGTGTATCTGCTGCACCCTCCGGCCCGACCTGTCACTGGCGCTCCGAGAGGTGCTGGCAGACCGGCCGCAGGCGGTTTGCATTGAAACAACGGGTTTGGCCGATCCCTTGCAGCTGCTCGACCAGCTGACGCATCCCGAACTCCTGCCGCTCGTCCGTATGGCAAGCCTGACCGCTGTGATTGACCCGCGCAGCAGTGCGCGCCGAACAACGGCTGAGGGCTATCATTTCCAGCGGCATCTGCAGCTGGCCGATTTTGTCCTGCTCAACAAGGCAGATGTCGTCCCGACGGCTGAGCTGGTGGATTTGGAGACGCGGGTCCGCCGCCAGAATCCACGCGCCGTGGTGGTGCGGACTACACACGGACGGATGGATTTTTCTCGGCTCGTCGGTCATCAGGGAGAGGTCTTGCATCTTCCCGGCATGGACACGCCAGCGCCGGACCACGCCCATTTCCATTCCTATACCTACGCCTGCCCCGGCCCGCTCCTGCCCGAGCGGTTCATGGAGCTTCTCCAGACTTTGCCGGAAACAATTTGGCGGGCTAAAGGCTTTGTGCGTTTCACCGATCCGACAAAGCAGTGGCTGTTTCACTACGATGGAGAAGAGGTCGGCATCGGGGAGGTCAGCCTCCAGCCCCAACCGCCGGACCATCTGGTGTTCATCGGTAACGGCTTCGCACCCGAGGACCTTGCAGTCGCTCTCGCCAGGTGCCACCCTCCCGTTGCTGTGCGTCACGTGGCGCGGTCCCGGCCCTGAGGCGGTTCTCATTGCCAAACCGAGGCGGCCTTTATACAATGAAAATCAAGGAGCAGACCGATGACGTCATCTCAGCCTTCTCATCCTTCGGTCAACGAAACACGGGCCAGTATTCGTGCGGCCGGGCTGCGCGGCACAATGCCTCGGATTGCCGTGCTGAGCTATCTGCAATCGATGACGACTCCGCTGAGCCATGCCGAAATCTTTGACGCCCTGGAAGAGCAGGGGTTTGATCGGGCCACGGTCTACCGCAACCTGATTGATCTGACTGAGGTCGGCCTGCTGGTGCGGACGGATGTCGGCGATCACGTGTGGCGCTATGAACTGCGCCGGATGGGTCAGGTCGAACAACAAACCGAGCATCCGCACTTCATGTGCACCGATTGCGGCGAGGTGGCATGCCTGCCCGAGATGAGCGTGCGGATCAAGCCGGCCGCAGCGGTTCCCCGCTCGGTGCGCGCCCAACAGGTCGAGGTTCAGCTCAAGGGGCTGTGCGACAGGTGCGCCTGAATCGTACCCCGACAGGGGAACTTCCCTTGTTCGATTCTTCGTGTATGATAGCCGCTTCGACTGGGTAAGGAGTACAAACCGATGGCAAGCCGTATCCGCAAAAACGACACCGTCCAGGTCATGGCCGGCAAGGACCGGGGCAAGACGGGCGAAATCCTTCAGGTGTTTCCCACACAGAACCGGGTCACGGTCCGGGGTCTCAATATGGTCAAACGCCACATCAAGCCGAACCAGCAACAGCAGCAGGGCGGCATTGTTGAAAAAGAGGCTCCCCTGCACATCTCCAACGTCATGCCGCTTGACCCCGAGGACGGTCGTCCGACCCGGGTCGGATTCAGGATTGTTGAGGGTAAGAAGGTCCGTGTCAGCAAACGGACCGGCAAGGTGCTCGACTGAGCGGGCTCCCCGCCGACACCATGAAAAAAGGCCGACAGAGCACGTCGGCCTTTTTTGTTGCAGCTTGGAGCGTCGCTATTTCAGGCGGGTTTCTTTGTAGATGACGTGTTTACGCGCCACCGGATCGTATTTTTTGAGTTCGAGTTTGTCGGCCATGGTCTTTTTGTTCTTGGTCGCAATGTAAAAGTGGCCGGTTCCGGCTGACGATTCCAGTTTGATCTTTTCGCGCATCGTTTGTCCTCCCGTTGTCAAGTCGGTCTACACTTTGATGCCGCGCTGGCGCATGTCTTTCAACACCCGCTCAATGCCCAGCTTATCAATCGTCCGAATCCCACGCGCGCTCAGACGCAGACGCACCCAGCGTTTTTCGCTCGCCAGCCAGAACTTGTGGGTCTGCATGTTTGGAAGAAAACGCCGTTTTGTTCTGTTGTTGGCGTGGGACACATTGTTCCCGGTGCGTGGGCGTTTGCCAGTGACTGGACACAGTCTCGACATGAAGAAGTCTCCTCGTGTTGTCTTGTCGCCAGATGCGAGCCGTCCTTATAGCATAGCCGATGGCGGGAGGCCAAGGTGGGGGGATCTGCTGATGGACAAGCCGGCATAGACGCTGCTGCCCGCCGGGTGGCGGACTGTCAGGCTGTCAGCTTTTCACACTCGGCTATGGTCTTCGCACACGCCTCTGCGGTTTCAATACAGATGGCATGGTGGTGATGCTTGCGGCATTCGTCTTCACAGGCTTTGTAGATGGCACTACAGACCTGGGCGAAGTCGGTCAGCTGGGCTGAACTTGCCGCTGCCAGCGTTGCCAGGGCCTGGCAGGCCGCGATCATCTCCTGGTTACGCATGGCACACACGGCCAGCGAGGTGTCGCCTGCGGCAAACTGCTGAAAACAGTGCTGGAGGCACATCTGTCCGATGCCGACACATTCGATCGCGGTCAGGACCAGGGAGCGGTGGCGGGTCGCCGGATTGGCCGCCGGAGCGGCGTGTTCATGAGCGGTGTCGGCAAAGGCTGGGCTGGCCAGCGCGGCCAGACCCAGGCTACTTGCTCCCACCAACGCGTCGCGCCGGCTGAGGCGTGGGGGATGATCGGTCGGTCTGTACGGCACCATTTTTTTTCATAGTCGCCTCCTGGTGCAGCCGTGTTTAGTAATGCACGACTGAGCGGATGCTCTTGCCCTGGTGCATCAAATCGAAGGCTGTGTTGACCTCGTCCAAGGGCATGGTGTGGGTGATGAAATTGTCGAGCGGGATGTCGCCGGCCATGGCTTTGTCGACAAACCAAGGCAGTTCCGAGCGGCCTTTTACGCCACCGAAGGCTGTCCCGCGCCATACCCGACCGGTGACCAGCATGAACGGGCGGGTCGAGATCTCCTGGCCGGCACCGGCCACGCCGATAATGATCGATTCGCCCCAGCCCTTGTGACTGCACTCCAGGGCGGCCCGCATGGTGTTCACATTGCCGATGCACTCAAACGAGTAGTCCACGCCGCCGTCGGTCATATCGACGATTACATCCTGAATCGGGGCGTCGTAGTCCTGGGGATTGACACACTCGGTCGCCCCGAACTTTTTGGCCAGCTCAAATTTGGCCGGATTGATGTCGATGGCGATAATCCGCGCGGCCTTGGCCATGACCGAGCCGACCACCACGGCCAGCCCGATGCCGCCCAGGCCAAAGATGGCAATTGTGCTGCCGGGTTCGGCCTTGGCCGTGTTTTTCACCGCCCCGATGCCGGTCGTGACCCCGCAGCCCAGCAGACACACCTTTTCCAGCGGGGCTTCCTTCTGGATCACCGCAGTGGCGATTTCGGGCAGGACGGTGTATTCGCTGAAGGTGCTGGTGCCCATGTAGTGGTAAATCGTCTTGCCGCGTGAGGAAAAGCGGCTGGTCTCGTCGGGCATCAGGCCACGCCCCTGGGTGCCGCGAATCGTCTGGCACAGGTTGGTCTTGCCGGATTTGATAAACGGGCAGTTGGGGTCTTCGGGGGTATACAGCGGGATGACATGGTCGCCCGGCTTGACGCTGCTGACCTGTGGGCCAACCTCAACCACGACGCCGGCCCCCTCATGGCCGAGGATGGCCGGAAACACGCCTTCGGGGTCGTCGCCGGACAGGGTGAAGGCGTCGGTATGACAGACGCCGGTTGCCTTGAGCTGAACCATGACCTCGCCCTTTTGGGGGCCTGCGATGTCCACCTGTTCAATTTCGAGGGGTTTGCCTGCTTCCCAGGCGACTGCCGCGCGTGTCTTCATAGCTACTGCTCCTCGGTTGGCCTAGACTGACTCCGATGTTTACCACCCAGGCTTGTCGGGAATCAAGGCGGAAGCGGAGGGTAGGGGCGCCGACGCCCGGAGTGATGAGCCGGGCGCCGGTCCGCTAGGTTCCGCTGAACTGGACGTCTTCGAAGACCAGCGTGGGCGCTTGAACCGGGGAGTAGGGCCAGGGGTCATTGCCGATTTCGGCCATGTTCTGAAACAGCTGGCGCAGATTGCCTGTGACGTTCATTTCACGGATCGGTCGGCCGATTGTGCCGTTTTCAATCAGATGGCCCCGCAGCCCAAAGGAAAAATCTCCGCTGGTCGGGTTGGCGTTGCCGCCCAGCCAGGAGGTGATATACACCCCGCTGCCGACATCCGGCACAATCCGGTCAAGCCCGCGCTGGCCGAGCCGGACTTCCTGATTGGAGGGGGAGATGGTTGTCGGCGGCAGACCGATTTTGCGTCCGTAATAGGTGTCAACATACAGCTGACGGACGGTCCCGTTTTCGACCAGGGTGAAGGGTTTGGCCGCGATGCCTTCGGTGTCGTAATAGCGCGAGGCCAGCCCGCGGACGCGGAGCGGATTGTCGATGAGCGTGAGTTTGTGGCTGAACTCCTGCTGGCCGAGCAGATCGGCCCAAAACGATTGGCCCTGCTGAACGCTATGGGCGGTGGCGGCGCTCAGCAGGCGGCTGACCAGCGCTGTTGCCGCGCTGGGGTCAACCACCATGTGTGTCCGTTGGGTCGGCCCTTTGTCGGCCCCAAGGCGCAGGACAGCCCGTCCCAGAGCCTGCCGGGCCACCTGTTCGGCATCCGGCAGGTCGGCCAGATGCCGGGTGCCGGCGTAAAAACTGGCCTCGGCCCGACGCTGGGCCTGATCCCGCAGGGTGACCTGGCTGCCCAGCCAGCACAAGCTGGTGGCGTAGACAGCGCTAAAGCCGTTTGAGCTTGCCGTAGCCTCCTGGCTGTGGACGTCAGACACCACAGCCGTGGCCGAAATGACGCGGCTGTGGCTGTGGGCGACCGCATCCATGGCCCTACACCAGGCCAGGCGTTGGTCGCGGCTGATAGCTTGAACGTCGGGGTCAAGCAATTGCAAATCGCGCTCGGTCCGCCCGGCGTACAGTGCGGGCGGGGTGATGGTGCGATGGCGGTCCGACTCCAGGGCGCGGGTCAGGGCAAGCGCCTGATTCACAAAAGCGGTAACACGGTCGGGATCGAGATCGGTGGTAGTGTGGGACGAATAGCGGCCCTCGACGAACAGCCGCACGCCCAAGCTGCGCGAGGTGGTGTCTTTGACTTTTTCGAGCTTACCGTCGCGCCAACTGAACTCAACCGTGCGGCTGCGGCCGAGGGTGGCAAAGACATCGTCGGCCCCGGCCTGCTTGCCGACCTCGACGGTCTGCTGGACGCGCTTGAGCAGTTCAGCCGGCATTGACCCCACCGACGGTCAGGCTGGAGACCAGAGCGGTCGGCATACCCTGGGACACCGGCACGCTCTGGCCGTCTTTGCCACACGTCCAGCCGCCGGTATCTAGTCGCCCGTCGTTTGCCACCATGCTGATCCTGGTCAGTGCCTCGGGCCCGTTGCCGATGATATTACAGTCTTTGATCGGAGCGGTGATGTTCCCGTTTTCGATCAACCAGCCGTTTTTGATGAAAAAGGTAAAATCGCCCGCCCCGATCCGAACTTGGCCGTTTGCATATGTCTCGGCGATAATGCCGCGCTTGACCGCCCGGATGATCTCCTCCCGGCTGTGGGGGCCGTTCTCCATAAAGGTACACGTCATACGCGGCAGCGGTGCGTGCTTGTAGGACTGCCGCCGCCCGGAGCCGGTCGGGGGTGTGTTGTAGTGACGCGCGCTGATCGCGTCGTGCAGATATGAGTTCAAGATGCCGTTTTCAACCAGCACCGTTCGGCCGCAGGGCTGACCCTCGTCGTCGTAGTTCAGGGCGCCACGTTCGTGGGCCAGGGTGGCCTGATCGACAACGGTGACGAACGGGGCGGCAACCTGCTGGCCCAACATGTCCGAGTAGATGCTGGCGCCCTTGCGGTTGAAGTCGGCTTCCAGCCCGTGCCCAATCGCCTCGTGCAGCAGAATTCCGCTCGCCCCGGCGGCCAGAACAACCGGCAGTTCCCCGGCCGGCGGGTGGCCGGCCTCAAACAGAATCAGGGTGCGTCCGACCGCCTCGGACACCAGCTGTCTGAGGCGCTGCTGGGTATACCAGTCCAGGTCTTGGCGGGCGGCGATATTGGTCCCGCCGGTCTGGATCTGGCCGTTTTTCCGGGCGGTCAAGTGGAGCGACATGCGGGTCATGGGCCGATGGTCGGTGACGATACTGCCGTCGAGGCGGGCGATCATGATCCGCTCGTCGGCATCGACCCAATAAATACGCACTTTTTCAACGGCCGGGTCGGCCGCCTTGGCCAGGGCTTCGACCTGACGCAGCAGGGGTAGCTTGTGGTCGATGCCGACCTCCGACCACGGGACCCGGACGCGGTACAGATCGCCCATGGGTGTATCGTTCAAGGCAATGGGCGCCACGGTACGGGTCTGCCCGGCAATCGCCGCTGCGGTCTGAGCCGCAGCCAGCATGGACGGCGGGCTGATGTCTTCGGTGAAGGCGTAGCCGGTCTGATCCCCGACCACGCTGCGTAGACCGACGCCCTGCTGAATATGGGAGCTGGCACGGCTGATGGTGCCGTCTTCGAGCACGACGGTATTCAGGCGTTGATGCTGAAAATAGAGATCGGCTGTATCCGCCCCGCCGCTTCCCAACTCGCGCAAGACCCGCTCAATCAGAGCTCGGTCAACCCCGAACCAGTCCAGAAAGGGCTGGGCCGGTGTAGGCTGACTCAGGTCGTGGGCAGCCTTGACTCCGCTGCGCTTCAAGAAATGCGGCATGGACACCAGCGCACCGGCGGCCGCCATCCCGCGGACAAACGTCCGTCGCGTCATCCCGCTGTCTCCCCCGCGTCTGCGTCAAGCTCCTGCAAGACCTCGAACAGGATTCGGGTGGCCTGACCCAGGCTGGCCAGCGGAACCCGCTCATTAGGGCCGTGCACCCCGTAGTTTTCCCCGGCTTGCAGCGCAATGCCCGAAAAACCGTAGCTGACCATGCCTTTTTCACGAAAATAGCGGCTGTCGGTAAAGCCGGCCAGCATGGTCGGCAGGACCAGCGCCTGGGGATGATGGCGCTCGGCCACGGCGCTGATAGCCCGAAACAGCGGCGTATCGGCCGCTGACGCGACCGGAGGAAAGTTGAGCAGGACCAACAGCTCAACCTGGGGATCGTTCACGACCTTGGTCAGGGTGGCGATAAACTGCTGGGGATCCTCACCCGGCAGCAGGCGGCAGTCGAGTTCGGCCGTGGCCTGAGCGGGCACCGAGTTGGTCTTTTGGCTGCCGCTGAGAACCGTTGGCGCAATCGTGTTGCGGACCAGGGCGTTGTTGTAGGGCTGCTCCATGAATGCCCGATGAAAATTCGGGTCGGTCAGGGCGCGTTCAAGATCGCGGTAGTGGGCTGCGGTTTCGTCATCTTCACGCTCGGCCAGGGATGAAAAATAGGCTTGGACGGCCGGTACGATCCTGATTGGAGCGGTGTAGCTCTGGATATTGCTCAGGGCGCGCAGCAGACGGGTGACCGCACTATCGGGTCGCGGCACCGAGCCGTGGCCGGCTTGGCCCTTGGCCGTCAGGCGGATCCAGCACGGCGACTTTTCGGCCACGCTGACGGTGTAGGAGATTTCTTCTCCGTCATGACGGATCCCGCCGCCCTCAGTCAACACAAACTCGGCGTCCTGAATGCGGTCGAAATGGGTGTCAAGAAACCAGCCCGCCCCGTGCTGGCCGCCGGTTTCTTCGTCGCCGGTGCCCAGAAAAATAATGTCGCGTTTGAGCCCGATGGCGTGGCGCTTGAGCAGGGCCAGGGCCAGAAACTGGACGACGGCCGTGCCCTTGCAGTCAAGCGCGCCGCGGCCGTGGACATGGCCGTCTTTGATCAGGCCGGAGAACGGCTCAAGATCCCAGTGCTCGGCCTCGGCCGGCACCACGTCCATATGGTGGAGCAGAATGAGCGCTTTCTTTTCGCCGCTGCCGCTGAGCCGGGCGGACACAATGCCCCGGCCGGGCCGGGACTCGTGTACCTGGGCCTCAATTCCCTCCCGGGCTAATTGTTCCTGCCAGAAGCGGGCTGCGGCGACTTCATTGCCCGGTGGATTCGTGGTGTTGATCTGGATATAGCGGCTCAGCAACTGGCCGGCCTCCCGCTCCACCGCTCCCCAGTCGGGCTGTCCCGCTGCCGATGAGGGGGAGAGCAGCAGGGCCATAAGCAGCGGGCCGAGAGCGGAGGCGAGCCGAGGACAGCGGAAAAACGAGACTGTTGTACGCACACTTCCTCCGGGCTGGGAGACTGAGGTTCGGCCTGAAACACCAAGCCGCAGGCTAGTCCCGGGAGGCCGAAAAGGCAAGCGCGTCCCGCGCTGGATTTTTTCCTCATACAAGATATAGTGAGCCGATATATCCTTGGACCCATTCCCTTGCGGATGAACCGGACGGGGGCTTGGGGCGGACTGGGGAGGTGGGGGCATGAGGATCAAACAGATCGAACTCCTTGGATTCAAATCCTTCAAAGACAAGACGACACTCACGTTTCCGGCCGGAGTGACGGCTATCGTCGGCCCCAACGGGTGCGGCAAATCCAATGTGGTTGACGCCCTGCGCTGGGTCCTGGGTGAGCAGAGTTCGCGTCAACTGCGGGGCGTCGAAATGAGCGACGTTGTCTTTGCCGGTACCCAGGGCAATGCTCCGCTGGGCATGGCCGAGGTCAAGCTGCTGCTCGAAAATACCGACACCCCGGTTGCCCCGCAGCCTGAAGTGCCTGGAAATGGCAGCCCCGTCACGGCTCGGGTCGGCAACGGCTGGACCGAGATGATGGTTTCGCGTCGCTACTTCCGGTCGGGTGAGTCCGAGTATTTCTTGAACAATATCCCGTGCCGACTGCGGGATATTGTCGAATTCTTCCTCGGCACCGGGGCTGGCAGCAAAGCCTATGCGATCATCGAACAGGGCCGGGTTGAACATCTCATCAACGCCAAAGCGGACGATATCCGGGTGCTGATCGAAGAAGCCGCAGGCGTCAGCTTATACCGCAGTCGGCGGCTGGCCGCTGAGCGCAAGCTCGAGCGCACCCAGGATAATCTGGCCCGGGTGGCCGATCTGCTGTCCGAAATGGAGCGGCAGCTGGGCACGCTGCGGCGCCAGGCCAAAAAGGCTGCCCAATACCAAGCCTTGCAAGAGGAACTGCAAACCCTGGATCTGAGTCTGCTGTGCCACGCCTACCAGACCCTGTTGGATGAACTGGTCGATCTCGACCGGCGCCGGACCGCGGTCCTAGCCGAGGAAACCGCCCTCGAAGACCGGATGCAGCAGCTCCAGGCCGAGCGCCTCCAGGCGCAGACGGTCCTGGAAAACCAGGAGGCTGCGCTGCACGCCAGTGAGGAGCGGGTTCACGCCATACAGAGCACCCTGCAACAGGGCGAACAGCGCAAGGAGTTTCTCCTCCACCAGGAACAGCGGGCCGCCGACCGAGCCGGCGCGGCCCAAACCGAGCTGGCGGCGGTGGAGGAGCGTCGCAGTGCGGTGCAGAACGAGGTCGAGAGTCTGGCCGAACAAACCCGCCAGAGTCAGATCCAACTGGCCGAGGAAGAAGCGGTGCTCAGCGGCCACGAGCAGGATGGTGGCCGCCTGCAAGACACCCTTTTGAGCCATGAGGCGGCGGCCGAAGAGTTGAAAACCGAGATCGTCGATGTGCTGACCCAGCACGCCCAGGTACAGAACGGGCTGGCCTACGCCCGGCGCCGGGGGGAGGAACTGGCAGACCGCCTCCAGGTCTTGGCGACCGAGGCCGAACAGGCGTCGGCCAGTCTGGCTGAGACTGAGCAGAGTCTGGCTACGACCCACACGCGGGCGGCCGAACTGGACGAATGCCTGCGGCTCGGCCAGCGTGAGCGGGGCGAGAAGACGGACGGCTTACAGGCGGTGGTGCGCGTCGGGGAACAGCTGGAACAAGAGCTGGCCGGGGCCTGGGCCAAGCAGGCCGAGTTGCGAACCCGGCTGTCTACCCTCAAAGAGATGGAGCAGGGCTATGAGCGCTATGCGCCCGGGGTGCAGTCCATCATGGCTGAGGCTGAATCGCTGACCCGGGTGGTCGGTGTGGTTGCCCAGATGCTTGAGGTACCGCATAGCTATGAACGGGCGGTCGCTGCGGTCCTGCGCGAGAAACTCGAATATGTCGTGGTTGCCGAGGTTGGTGACGGACTGACCGCAGTCGAGTACTTGCACCAGGCCGAGGCCGGCCACGGCAGCTTTATCCCGCTCCAACCCCGGATCGGTCCCCAGCCCGCGTCCCAACACAACGGCCATGCGCTGACCGTCGGCCAGGGGCTTGCGGTGGTCATGCCCGCGCCCAGCGAGCCGGACGGCTTGACTCCCCTGCTCAGCCTGCTGTCGGTTGCGCCCCAGGGCCGTGAAGTGGTTGAGTCACTGCTGGCCGATACTTTTCTGGTCCCTGACCTGCGGACCGGCCTGGAGTGCTGGCAGCGTGACCATCAGCCGCGGACTTTTGTGACGCCAAGCGGTGAGGTACTGACC contains:
- a CDS encoding alpha-hydroxy-acid oxidizing protein, which produces MDHLRQVMERRVPPIVNEYYRGGADNEVTLRDNVEAFQRERFKPRSGVQLDAVEMRTEILGHTIALPVIAGPVGSPRMLWPRGEAVAAKAVGEAGTICTLSTLTGTDLEEVRATSQGPCWYQLYLVGGRQVAARGIERAKNAGYSALVLTIDTAVPGNRAHHEWLGAPQAINGTPLQKLQFGRHLSWLMSFYADGGMMQFRNVILNDGQPMPYADIGTQLRASVVTWEHLPWIRQIWGEDKPIIVKGVQCAEDARLAVEHGVDAIVVSNHGGRQMDRVYPTLSMLKDIAPTLRGSEMTILLDGGIRSGADVVIALAHG
- a CDS encoding GTP-binding protein, which gives rise to MHVVWGFLGSGKTTFLQGLLAYMAGQNLRPAVLINDYGAINIDAELLRGQGYTVRAFSDGCICCTLRPDLSLALREVLADRPQAVCIETTGLADPLQLLDQLTHPELLPLVRMASLTAVIDPRSSARRTTAEGYHFQRHLQLADFVLLNKADVVPTAELVDLETRVRRQNPRAVVVRTTHGRMDFSRLVGHQGEVLHLPGMDTPAPDHAHFHSYTYACPGPLLPERFMELLQTLPETIWRAKGFVRFTDPTKQWLFHYDGEEVGIGEVSLQPQPPDHLVFIGNGFAPEDLAVALARCHPPVAVRHVARSRP
- a CDS encoding transcriptional repressor, whose amino-acid sequence is MTSSQPSHPSVNETRASIRAAGLRGTMPRIAVLSYLQSMTTPLSHAEIFDALEEQGFDRATVYRNLIDLTEVGLLVRTDVGDHVWRYELRRMGQVEQQTEHPHFMCTDCGEVACLPEMSVRIKPAAAVPRSVRAQQVEVQLKGLCDRCA
- the rplX gene encoding 50S ribosomal protein L24, giving the protein MASRIRKNDTVQVMAGKDRGKTGEILQVFPTQNRVTVRGLNMVKRHIKPNQQQQQGGIVEKEAPLHISNVMPLDPEDGRPTRVGFRIVEGKKVRVSKRTGKVLD
- the rpmG gene encoding 50S ribosomal protein L33 → MREKIKLESSAGTGHFYIATKNKKTMADKLELKKYDPVARKHVIYKETRLK
- the rpmB gene encoding 50S ribosomal protein L28; the protein is MSRLCPVTGKRPRTGNNVSHANNRTKRRFLPNMQTHKFWLASEKRWVRLRLSARGIRTIDKLGIERVLKDMRQRGIKV
- a CDS encoding Csp1 family four helix bundle copper storage protein; translated protein: MPYRPTDHPPRLSRRDALVGASSLGLAALASPAFADTAHEHAAPAANPATRHRSLVLTAIECVGIGQMCLQHCFQQFAAGDTSLAVCAMRNQEMIAACQALATLAAASSAQLTDFAQVCSAIYKACEDECRKHHHHAICIETAEACAKTIAECEKLTA
- a CDS encoding S-(hydroxymethyl)glutathione dehydrogenase/class III alcohol dehydrogenase: MKTRAAVAWEAGKPLEIEQVDIAGPQKGEVMVQLKATGVCHTDAFTLSGDDPEGVFPAILGHEGAGVVVEVGPQVSSVKPGDHVIPLYTPEDPNCPFIKSGKTNLCQTIRGTQGRGLMPDETSRFSSRGKTIYHYMGTSTFSEYTVLPEIATAVIQKEAPLEKVCLLGCGVTTGIGAVKNTAKAEPGSTIAIFGLGGIGLAVVVGSVMAKAARIIAIDINPAKFELAKKFGATECVNPQDYDAPIQDVIVDMTDGGVDYSFECIGNVNTMRAALECSHKGWGESIIIGVAGAGQEISTRPFMLVTGRVWRGTAFGGVKGRSELPWFVDKAMAGDIPLDNFITHTMPLDEVNTAFDLMHQGKSIRSVVHY
- a CDS encoding TldD/PmbA family protein — protein: MPAELLKRVQQTVEVGKQAGADDVFATLGRSRTVEFSWRDGKLEKVKDTTSRSLGVRLFVEGRYSSHTTTDLDPDRVTAFVNQALALTRALESDRHRTITPPALYAGRTERDLQLLDPDVQAISRDQRLAWCRAMDAVAHSHSRVISATAVVSDVHSQEATASSNGFSAVYATSLCWLGSQVTLRDQAQRRAEASFYAGTRHLADLPDAEQVARQALGRAVLRLGADKGPTQRTHMVVDPSAATALVSRLLSAATAHSVQQGQSFWADLLGQQEFSHKLTLIDNPLRVRGLASRYYDTEGIAAKPFTLVENGTVRQLYVDTYYGRKIGLPPTTISPSNQEVRLGQRGLDRIVPDVGSGVYITSWLGGNANPTSGDFSFGLRGHLIENGTIGRPIREMNVTGNLRQLFQNMAEIGNDPWPYSPVQAPTLVFEDVQFSGT
- a CDS encoding M20/M25/M40 family metallo-hydrolase, which gives rise to MRTTVSFFRCPRLASALGPLLMALLLSPSSAAGQPDWGAVEREAGQLLSRYIQINTTNPPGNEVAAARFWQEQLAREGIEAQVHESRPGRGIVSARLSGSGEKKALILLHHMDVVPAEAEHWDLEPFSGLIKDGHVHGRGALDCKGTAVVQFLALALLKRHAIGLKRDIIFLGTGDEETGGQHGAGWFLDTHFDRIQDAEFVLTEGGGIRHDGEEISYTVSVAEKSPCWIRLTAKGQAGHGSVPRPDSAVTRLLRALSNIQSYTAPIRIVPAVQAYFSSLAEREDDETAAHYRDLERALTDPNFHRAFMEQPYNNALVRNTIAPTVLSGSQKTNSVPAQATAELDCRLLPGEDPQQFIATLTKVVNDPQVELLVLLNFPPVASAADTPLFRAISAVAERHHPQALVLPTMLAGFTDSRYFREKGMVSYGFSGIALQAGENYGVHGPNERVPLASLGQATRILFEVLQELDADAGETAG